A single window of Halodesulfovibrio marinisediminis DSM 17456 DNA harbors:
- the purT gene encoding formate-dependent phosphoribosylglycinamide formyltransferase, translating into MASIGTPLTHSATKILLLGSGELGKEVAIEAMRLGAEVVAVDRYENAPAMQVAHRSYAINMLDGKALRDVVEKEQPDLIVPEIEAIATDTLLELEKEGVTVVPTAKATWLTMNREGIRRLAAEDLGVPTSPYRFADTEEEYRAAVAEVGMPCVVKPVMSSSGKGQSTVKAEADVDTAWKYSQEGGRTGGGRIIIEGFVKFDYEITLLTVRHAGGTSFCDPIGHYQEDGDYRMSWQPQPMSAIALERAREIARTVTDALGGFGIFGVELFIKGDDVIFSEVSPRPHDTGLVTVISQNLSEFALHARAILGLPIPEIVQRGAAASSVVLVEGHGTGATFSGLDKALSEPETQLLLFGKAEVQGRRRLGVALALDEDIEKAKAKAKRASSAVTVTF; encoded by the coding sequence ATGGCATCAATTGGAACCCCCTTAACTCATTCTGCAACAAAAATTCTGTTACTCGGCTCGGGCGAGCTTGGTAAGGAAGTGGCCATTGAGGCAATGCGCCTTGGTGCGGAAGTAGTTGCGGTTGACCGTTACGAGAATGCTCCCGCCATGCAGGTTGCTCATCGCTCTTACGCTATCAATATGCTTGATGGCAAAGCGTTGCGGGACGTAGTGGAAAAGGAACAGCCTGATTTAATTGTTCCTGAAATCGAAGCAATTGCAACTGACACTCTTCTTGAGCTTGAAAAAGAAGGTGTAACTGTTGTTCCAACTGCTAAGGCAACATGGCTTACCATGAACCGTGAAGGTATTCGCCGTTTAGCCGCTGAAGACCTTGGTGTGCCGACTTCACCTTACCGTTTTGCTGATACCGAAGAAGAGTACCGCGCTGCTGTTGCAGAAGTGGGTATGCCGTGCGTTGTTAAGCCGGTTATGAGTTCTTCCGGTAAAGGACAGAGCACCGTCAAAGCAGAAGCAGATGTTGACACAGCATGGAAATACTCGCAGGAAGGCGGTCGTACTGGCGGCGGAAGAATCATTATCGAAGGCTTCGTTAAGTTTGACTACGAGATTACATTGCTGACCGTTCGCCATGCCGGTGGAACAAGCTTCTGCGACCCGATTGGTCATTATCAGGAAGACGGAGACTACCGGATGTCATGGCAGCCTCAGCCTATGTCCGCCATTGCGCTGGAACGTGCACGCGAAATTGCCCGCACTGTGACAGATGCTTTAGGCGGATTTGGTATTTTTGGGGTGGAACTTTTCATTAAGGGCGATGATGTTATCTTCAGCGAAGTTTCACCACGTCCGCATGATACAGGTCTTGTGACTGTGATTTCCCAGAACCTCAGTGAGTTTGCATTGCACGCTCGTGCGATTCTCGGTCTTCCTATTCCGGAAATTGTTCAGCGTGGTGCTGCTGCATCCAGCGTTGTTCTTGTTGAAGGACACGGAACAGGCGCAACTTTCTCTGGTCTGGATAAAGCGTTGAGTGAGCCGGAAACCCAGCTTCTCCTTTTCGGTAAAGCAGAAGTGCAGGGACGTCGTCGTTTGGGTGTAGCTCTCGCTCTTGATGAAGATATTGAAAAGGCGAAAGCAAAAGCAAAGCGTGCATCTTCAGCCGTTACTGTGACGTTTTAA
- a CDS encoding amino acid ABC transporter permease, with amino-acid sequence MLRYWLEKVWVQNTVLAVLGIVSLYYWGWVFDFGYDFQWPILYTVNETYQVNFGIEILKGLWLTVKITLISSLIGISLGTALGLARLSDFKPLNWTATCIVEFFRNTPLLVILFFFYFAFPQALPEAGRELLFETQFEFWTATFAVGIYTSAFMAEVIRAGLQSIPKGLLEAAYSSGLTYMQVLRKIILPLAFREIIPPLGSEFLNNMKNTSLAMIVGVADLTWQAQQVEALTFKGFEATTAASVLYLSFSLVIAFVINGVNGRIRSATNGEKSLPVMFIDLLLIPVTCLNKLLFNPAGRFLRQRRRKKMQAGVQVHTSQLILKKLYAVLVLISKGAFLAILAGLLFSLAKGLYNFDWGVIFKELPTMLVWQFPNATGDDLFMGLGGFSLSFIIAIVAIVASFFIGLIVGLGRSSENRIFRIPSLLYIELIRGNPLIIVIYWVYFLIPVLFDSFINTVWSASIALTLFTAAYLAEIVRGGIQNIPPGQVEAAYSSGLSYWQTMRKVILPQALKQMIPPIVGLFIAIFKDTSLVTVLGVMELTSVTKALDNRLMIASMELWTTAAVLYFVPCLLMSKYAKHLEMKLSPEQINLKM; translated from the coding sequence ATGCTACGCTATTGGTTGGAAAAAGTTTGGGTTCAGAACACAGTTCTTGCTGTGCTCGGCATTGTCAGCCTCTATTACTGGGGCTGGGTCTTTGATTTTGGCTACGATTTTCAATGGCCAATTCTCTACACCGTTAACGAAACCTATCAGGTAAACTTCGGTATCGAGATTCTGAAAGGTCTCTGGCTTACCGTCAAAATTACTCTTATAAGTTCCCTTATCGGTATTTCACTCGGCACAGCCCTCGGCCTTGCCCGTCTTTCAGACTTTAAGCCCCTGAACTGGACAGCCACCTGCATAGTGGAATTTTTCCGAAACACTCCACTGCTAGTTATCCTGTTCTTCTTCTACTTTGCGTTTCCACAAGCATTGCCGGAAGCAGGCAGGGAACTTCTCTTTGAAACACAGTTTGAGTTCTGGACGGCAACCTTTGCTGTAGGCATCTATACAAGCGCCTTCATGGCAGAAGTAATTCGTGCTGGTCTTCAGTCCATCCCGAAAGGATTGCTGGAAGCTGCATACTCTTCTGGTCTCACCTACATGCAGGTGCTGCGTAAAATCATTCTTCCATTGGCGTTCCGTGAAATCATTCCGCCACTGGGCAGTGAATTTCTCAACAACATGAAAAACACCTCGCTTGCCATGATCGTCGGCGTTGCAGATCTTACCTGGCAGGCGCAACAAGTAGAAGCACTTACATTTAAAGGCTTTGAAGCAACTACAGCAGCTTCTGTACTGTACCTTTCCTTTTCACTCGTGATTGCATTTGTGATCAACGGCGTAAACGGACGAATCAGATCAGCTACCAATGGTGAAAAAAGCCTGCCGGTAATGTTTATCGACTTGCTGCTTATTCCAGTCACTTGCCTTAACAAACTGCTCTTCAACCCTGCAGGGCGATTCCTGCGGCAACGTCGTAGAAAAAAAATGCAGGCAGGCGTTCAAGTACATACCAGCCAGTTAATTCTCAAAAAACTGTATGCAGTACTTGTGCTCATCAGCAAGGGGGCATTCCTCGCTATTCTTGCCGGTCTGCTCTTCTCTCTTGCAAAAGGCTTGTACAACTTTGACTGGGGCGTAATTTTCAAAGAACTCCCAACCATGTTGGTATGGCAGTTCCCCAATGCAACTGGCGACGATCTGTTTATGGGACTGGGCGGCTTCTCGCTCTCCTTCATCATTGCCATTGTTGCCATCGTCGCAAGCTTCTTTATCGGACTTATTGTCGGACTTGGTCGAAGCTCCGAAAACCGTATTTTCCGTATTCCAAGCTTGCTCTACATTGAACTCATTCGAGGAAACCCGCTGATTATTGTAATCTACTGGGTCTACTTCCTCATTCCGGTATTGTTTGACAGCTTCATTAACACTGTCTGGTCTGCCTCTATCGCTCTGACGCTCTTTACCGCAGCATACCTTGCGGAAATCGTACGAGGCGGCATCCAGAACATTCCTCCCGGTCAGGTTGAAGCTGCATACTCCTCCGGCCTTTCCTACTGGCAGACAATGCGTAAGGTCATTCTGCCACAGGCACTGAAACAGATGATTCCACCTATTGTTGGACTGTTTATTGCAATCTTCAAAGATACATCACTAGTCACAGTTCTTGGCGTAATGGAACTTACCTCTGTCACCAAGGCACTCGATAACCGCTTAATGATCGCATCAATGGAACTATGGACAACCGCAGCAGTTCTGTACTTTGTACCATGTCTACTCATGTCCAAGTACGCAAAGCATCTTGAAATGAAGCTCTCACCTGAGCAGATCAATTTGAAGATGTAA
- a CDS encoding phosphoribosylaminoimidazolesuccinocarboxamide synthase — MKVVTKTTITEYPLLSRGKVRDIYEIDESSLLIVTTDRMSAFDVIMAEPIPYKGVILNQITLFWMKKFEHIIANHLIASDVKDFPEPLQKYADELEGRSVLVKKAKPLPIECIVRGHISGSGWKDYTKTGSVCGYKLPEGMLESEKFPTPLFTPSTKAELGDHDENISVERAAEMVGKELADKVAEVSLRIFSEGRDYAEEKGIIIADTKFEFGMVDGELILIDEVLTPDSSRFWPKSSYTPGQGQPSFDKQYLRNWLSAQDWDKTPPAPALPEEVIAETGKKYAEAYTILTGQTLLL, encoded by the coding sequence ATGAAAGTCGTTACGAAGACCACTATTACCGAATACCCACTTCTTTCCCGCGGTAAAGTTCGCGATATCTACGAAATTGATGAATCCAGTCTGCTTATTGTTACTACCGACCGCATGTCAGCATTCGACGTGATCATGGCAGAACCTATCCCTTACAAAGGTGTTATCCTTAACCAGATCACCTTGTTCTGGATGAAAAAGTTCGAGCACATCATTGCCAACCATCTCATCGCTTCTGACGTAAAAGATTTCCCTGAACCTCTGCAAAAATATGCAGACGAACTGGAAGGCCGCTCCGTGCTTGTTAAGAAAGCAAAGCCACTTCCAATTGAATGTATTGTTCGTGGTCACATTTCCGGTTCCGGCTGGAAAGACTACACCAAAACCGGTTCTGTTTGCGGTTACAAACTGCCGGAAGGCATGCTTGAGTCTGAAAAGTTCCCGACTCCGCTCTTCACCCCTTCCACTAAAGCAGAACTTGGCGACCACGACGAAAACATTTCTGTTGAACGTGCAGCAGAAATGGTCGGCAAAGAACTTGCCGACAAAGTAGCAGAAGTTAGTTTGCGAATTTTCTCCGAAGGCCGTGACTACGCAGAAGAAAAAGGCATCATCATTGCTGACACCAAATTCGAATTCGGCATGGTTGATGGTGAACTGATCCTTATCGACGAAGTTCTCACTCCGGATTCTTCCCGATTCTGGCCTAAGTCCAGCTACACCCCAGGTCAGGGACAGCCTAGCTTCGACAAACAGTACCTCCGCAACTGGCTCAGCGCTCAGGACTGGGATAAGACTCCACCAGCACCTGCTCTGCCAGAAGAAGTTATTGCAGAAACAGGCAAAAAGTACGCTGAGGCTTACACTATACTTACTGGGCAAACACTGCTACTCTAA
- a CDS encoding universal stress protein, with amino-acid sequence MNIYNILVAFDSSQPSFEAVEYTAKMIRSIPDVLVTLLFVERLPDKDLFESEALWRAECAELVADYKRKLAKARSLLANNGIHENAINEEYLISCSSPFEDAKVCTTGDSIAEDILAIQKEGNHGTIVIGRRGISKEEEFLFGSVSSELLRRFTECALWVINSKCD; translated from the coding sequence ATGAACATCTACAATATCCTAGTTGCATTTGATTCTTCCCAGCCTTCTTTTGAGGCCGTGGAATACACAGCCAAAATGATTCGATCAATTCCGGACGTACTTGTAACGCTGCTCTTTGTTGAACGGCTACCGGACAAAGATCTCTTTGAATCTGAGGCTCTTTGGCGTGCTGAATGTGCAGAACTGGTTGCTGACTACAAACGAAAACTGGCAAAAGCACGCAGCCTGCTTGCCAACAATGGCATTCATGAAAACGCAATTAACGAAGAATATCTCATTAGCTGCAGCTCACCTTTTGAAGACGCAAAAGTGTGCACAACAGGCGACTCAATAGCTGAGGATATTCTTGCAATACAGAAAGAGGGGAACCACGGCACTATTGTTATCGGACGTCGTGGCATTAGCAAAGAGGAAGAATTCCTCTTTGGAAGTGTTTCCAGCGAACTGCTCCGCCGGTTCACAGAATGTGCTCTGTGGGTCATCAATTCCAAATGTGATTAA
- a CDS encoding diguanylate cyclase domain-containing protein, whose protein sequence is MRWRLNSSLFKAFCIISVACCYVVFLVITAIYQDKVTGKEELVRVDQNRAVSIRQYSLVEDFSVPFADVRILADILSYRMSDNAVSRDDVLQVLYAFAENKRGYGQVRFLDATGYEKVRINREHGQIRVVPQDELQLKAHREYVKAAMRLGAGDVYVSPLDLNIENNKIEVPYVPVIRFVTPVINAAGVRVGFVVLNFYASEMLEHFQEAASDTLSNAMLLNAQGYWLVSDDKDACWAFMFEKDDNTASNKTLAATYPIIWEQTQKGASGQIRNGDGLFTWRTVTPSFAIFPNLDKGRHVEPPVAVSPYKWVVMQHVSEEKLTALKDDVFTTCVWGWIVLSAIAVSTLWFTLLIIQQGQEHREELEELAHNDWLTGLSNLRHMFSRLEEACEKSRISNVPFFVLYIDLDDFKFVNDRYGHEAGNIVLRHVASVLRKNVRLTDTVARIGGDEYVILLENMPGSDKAEEIAFNILTSFQEPVILECGSEVYVKASIGIAGWSSDISGADDLMKRADVAMYDSKNEGKNTISIYSEQDDDIAI, encoded by the coding sequence ATGAGGTGGAGGTTAAATTCAAGCCTGTTCAAGGCTTTTTGTATTATCTCTGTAGCTTGTTGTTATGTTGTTTTCTTGGTTATAACAGCAATCTATCAAGATAAGGTTACCGGAAAAGAAGAGTTGGTGCGTGTAGATCAAAATCGGGCTGTAAGTATTCGGCAATACAGTTTGGTGGAGGATTTTAGCGTCCCTTTTGCTGATGTACGTATCCTTGCTGATATTCTTTCCTATAGAATGAGTGACAATGCGGTATCTAGGGACGATGTCTTGCAGGTTCTTTATGCCTTTGCAGAAAATAAACGGGGATATGGTCAGGTACGTTTTCTGGATGCTACGGGATATGAGAAAGTTCGAATAAATCGTGAACACGGTCAGATTCGAGTTGTTCCTCAGGACGAACTGCAATTGAAAGCCCATCGGGAATATGTAAAAGCGGCAATGCGTTTGGGAGCTGGTGACGTTTATGTTTCTCCTCTTGATCTCAATATAGAAAATAACAAAATAGAAGTACCATACGTGCCTGTTATCCGCTTTGTGACTCCTGTTATAAACGCAGCGGGTGTGCGTGTCGGGTTTGTTGTACTTAACTTTTATGCTTCTGAAATGTTGGAGCATTTTCAGGAAGCAGCATCTGATACATTGAGTAATGCAATGTTGCTGAATGCTCAGGGCTACTGGCTTGTATCTGATGACAAAGATGCCTGCTGGGCATTTATGTTTGAAAAAGACGATAATACAGCAAGTAATAAAACGTTAGCAGCAACGTATCCGATTATTTGGGAACAGACGCAGAAGGGTGCTTCAGGTCAGATTCGGAATGGGGACGGTCTGTTTACTTGGAGAACTGTGACCCCGTCCTTTGCTATATTCCCTAATCTTGATAAGGGGCGGCATGTAGAACCTCCTGTGGCTGTAAGCCCGTATAAGTGGGTTGTTATGCAGCATGTAAGCGAAGAAAAACTCACTGCATTGAAGGACGATGTTTTTACTACATGTGTGTGGGGCTGGATTGTTCTTTCTGCAATAGCAGTCAGCACGCTGTGGTTTACCCTTCTTATTATTCAGCAAGGTCAGGAGCACAGGGAAGAATTAGAGGAACTGGCACATAATGATTGGCTGACAGGTTTATCTAACTTGCGGCATATGTTTTCAAGGCTTGAGGAAGCCTGTGAGAAGTCGCGAATAAGCAATGTCCCATTCTTTGTTCTTTATATTGATCTAGATGATTTTAAATTTGTGAATGACCGGTACGGACACGAAGCCGGTAATATTGTTCTTCGTCATGTGGCGTCCGTATTACGGAAGAATGTTCGGCTTACGGATACTGTTGCTCGAATAGGGGGCGATGAATATGTCATTCTTCTTGAAAATATGCCGGGCAGCGATAAAGCGGAAGAAATTGCATTTAATATTCTGACATCATTTCAGGAGCCGGTTATTTTGGAATGCGGAAGCGAAGTGTATGTAAAAGCAAGCATCGGCATAGCAGGGTGGAGCAGTGACATATCCGGAGCTGATGATTTGATGAAACGGGCTGATGTTGCCATGTACGACTCTAAGAATGAAGGTAAGAATACAATATCTATCTATTCAGAGCAGGATGACGACATCGCAATATAA
- a CDS encoding TetR/AcrR family transcriptional regulator, translated as MEKTLRTTPQQERAIATINSILEASKRVLLSEGYEKFTTNRVAAASGFNIGTIYRYFPDKDKIIIQLYKRRLNEAYLFLNTQIASDTTWSGIDEFFGHLLKEYIAGHSEEDHAIAVELTKATVMNQHIQELDKTHDEKVLEDLYEAIDERFKTTLEHRLIQFFLELGIHLALMVSMKPKPQRNFMTEQAVATVIAAVRAHVNQRPPTI; from the coding sequence ATGGAAAAAACGCTACGCACTACCCCTCAACAAGAGCGTGCGATCGCGACTATTAATAGCATTCTTGAAGCTTCTAAACGCGTATTGCTTTCAGAAGGATATGAAAAATTTACCACCAATCGCGTTGCTGCTGCATCAGGCTTCAATATCGGAACGATCTATCGCTACTTTCCGGACAAAGACAAAATCATCATTCAGCTTTACAAAAGGCGACTAAACGAAGCGTATTTATTCCTCAACACACAGATAGCAAGTGACACAACATGGAGTGGCATCGATGAATTTTTTGGACACTTGCTTAAGGAGTACATTGCAGGACACTCCGAGGAAGACCACGCTATAGCAGTTGAACTAACCAAAGCTACGGTGATGAACCAGCATATCCAAGAGCTGGACAAAACACATGATGAAAAAGTTCTTGAAGATCTTTATGAAGCTATAGACGAACGCTTTAAAACAACTCTTGAACATCGTCTGATTCAATTCTTTCTTGAACTCGGGATACACCTTGCACTCATGGTTAGCATGAAGCCTAAACCTCAACGAAACTTCATGACAGAACAAGCAGTTGCAACAGTCATTGCCGCTGTCCGCGCACACGTGAATCAACGCCCACCCACCATTTAA
- a CDS encoding enoyl-ACP reductase FabI, translated as MLLEGKRALILGVANNKSIAYGIAKEFNENGAKLAFNYLGDALKKRVEPICEELNGDFTFQCDVSSDEEIAAAVKLVEEKWGGVDIIVHSIGFADRNDLQGRFINTSRDGFKLAMDISAYSLTAVCGAFEHLLSDNASIITLSYYGAEKVITNYNVMGVAKAALEASVRYLAVDLGTKNVRINAISAGPIKTLAASGIGGFRKILNYIEENAPQQRNVTTEDVGRSALYLASDLSSGVTGEVLHVDAGYHVVGIGIK; from the coding sequence ATGCTTCTTGAAGGGAAACGAGCCCTCATCCTGGGTGTTGCCAACAACAAAAGCATTGCATACGGCATCGCCAAAGAATTCAATGAAAACGGTGCGAAACTTGCTTTCAACTATCTTGGTGATGCTCTTAAAAAACGCGTTGAGCCTATTTGTGAAGAACTCAACGGCGACTTTACCTTCCAGTGTGACGTAAGCAGCGACGAAGAAATTGCTGCTGCCGTTAAGCTTGTAGAAGAAAAATGGGGTGGCGTGGATATTATTGTTCACTCCATCGGCTTCGCTGATCGTAACGATCTTCAGGGACGTTTTATCAACACATCCCGCGACGGCTTTAAACTTGCCATGGATATTTCCGCGTACTCTCTTACTGCGGTCTGTGGCGCATTTGAGCATCTGCTTTCCGACAATGCATCCATTATCACCCTCTCCTACTATGGAGCGGAAAAGGTTATTACTAACTACAACGTAATGGGTGTGGCAAAAGCTGCTCTGGAAGCTAGTGTACGTTACCTTGCTGTAGACCTTGGTACTAAAAACGTACGTATCAACGCCATCAGCGCAGGTCCTATTAAGACTCTTGCAGCTTCCGGTATCGGCGGCTTCCGCAAAATTCTTAACTACATTGAAGAAAATGCTCCGCAGCAGCGCAACGTTACCACTGAAGACGTGGGACGCTCTGCTCTGTACCTTGCATCTGACCTCTCTTCCGGTGTTACCGGTGAGGTTCTGCATGTTGACGCCGGCTACCATGTAGTTGGAATCGGCATCAAGTAA
- a CDS encoding amino acid ABC transporter ATP-binding protein, translating to MIRFEQVNKWYGSDHHVLKDINLEIKQGEVVVICGPSGSGKSTLIRCINRLEPIQQGKIIVDDMDLHNPRLDLTTLRAEIGFVFQQFNLYPHMTVLENITLAPTMVRNMPRAEADRLGMELLEKVNIPDKAGAYPTQLSGGQQQRVAIARGLAMKPKIMLFDEPTSALDPEMINEVLDVMKALAREGMTMACVTHEMGFAREVADRVIFMDHGVLVEENTPEEFFNNPQHERSKEFLSKILSH from the coding sequence GTGATTCGTTTCGAACAAGTGAATAAGTGGTACGGCAGTGACCACCATGTGCTTAAAGACATTAACCTTGAGATAAAACAGGGCGAAGTAGTTGTAATCTGTGGACCTTCTGGTTCGGGAAAATCAACACTCATTCGTTGCATAAACAGACTTGAGCCCATCCAGCAGGGCAAAATTATTGTCGACGACATGGATCTCCATAACCCACGTCTTGACCTGACCACTCTACGTGCCGAGATCGGTTTTGTATTCCAGCAGTTCAATCTGTATCCGCATATGACAGTTTTGGAAAACATCACCCTCGCACCTACGATGGTACGCAACATGCCACGTGCAGAAGCCGACAGACTCGGCATGGAACTACTTGAAAAAGTTAATATACCAGACAAAGCTGGAGCATATCCTACTCAACTTTCCGGCGGCCAGCAGCAGCGCGTTGCTATTGCACGTGGTCTTGCTATGAAGCCCAAAATCATGCTCTTTGACGAGCCGACATCTGCTCTTGACCCTGAAATGATTAATGAAGTTCTTGATGTAATGAAAGCGCTCGCACGCGAAGGCATGACTATGGCGTGTGTAACACACGAAATGGGATTTGCCCGTGAGGTTGCTGACCGAGTTATCTTTATGGATCACGGTGTATTAGTTGAAGAAAACACTCCTGAAGAGTTCTTCAACAACCCGCAACATGAGCGCAGTAAAGAGTTTTTAAGCAAAATTCTGTCTCATTAA
- a CDS encoding serine/threonine protein kinase has protein sequence MSIDYGDVIQIGGKHYLVTKNLSERRFGLEDPKYWVKRCKELETGKHQIIKLEFYENFDITIGNIRSSCHRSPRKESRILDLIHGDMRFMQGRTVLDEKENHVRILDIIYGTELDIALDHIQGSHEEYFHTLFPDYFAKYIGAVKAIEYLHRNHEQHGDIRRDHLLIESGTENWRWIDFDYAFGLRSNPYALDLFGLGSILLLLVGQREITQQQFAEQKNAESITPDDMALAMPFRLANIQKRYPYIPDSLNNICMHFSAQNTVFYSSVREFVSALLTCFNELPVFTSARGRYPEV, from the coding sequence ATGTCGATTGATTATGGTGACGTAATTCAAATTGGTGGCAAACATTACCTTGTGACAAAAAATCTTTCGGAACGACGCTTCGGGCTTGAAGATCCCAAATACTGGGTAAAGCGTTGCAAGGAACTGGAAACAGGGAAACATCAAATCATCAAGCTTGAATTTTACGAAAATTTTGACATTACCATCGGGAATATCCGCTCCAGTTGCCACCGGAGCCCTCGCAAGGAATCACGAATCTTGGACCTGATTCATGGAGACATGCGGTTCATGCAGGGACGAACCGTTCTTGATGAAAAAGAAAACCATGTAAGAATATTGGATATCATCTACGGGACTGAACTGGATATAGCGCTTGATCATATCCAAGGCTCACACGAGGAATACTTCCACACGTTATTCCCTGACTACTTTGCTAAATACATCGGCGCAGTAAAAGCCATTGAATACCTACATCGAAACCATGAACAACATGGCGACATCCGGCGTGATCACCTGCTTATTGAATCAGGAACCGAGAACTGGCGATGGATTGATTTTGACTACGCATTCGGACTGAGAAGCAACCCATACGCACTTGATTTATTCGGGCTAGGTAGCATCCTGCTGCTTCTCGTCGGTCAGCGAGAAATTACGCAGCAACAGTTTGCAGAACAAAAAAATGCCGAATCAATCACACCTGATGATATGGCACTGGCAATGCCGTTCCGTCTTGCAAACATTCAAAAACGTTACCCATATATTCCAGACAGTCTAAACAACATCTGCATGCATTTTTCTGCCCAAAATACTGTGTTTTATTCGTCTGTTAGGGAGTTTGTAAGCGCACTACTTACATGTTTTAACGAACTCCCCGTATTTACGTCAGCCCGAGGGAGGTATCCTGAAGTATGA
- a CDS encoding ABC transporter substrate-binding protein: MRFSRVLALTLALVMMASVAFAGPSYDRIMKDKKIRIGVMTDSIPGAFFNDKGEWVGFDYDVATEIAKRLGVDIERVKVNNKTRIAFIQQGRIDASVANMTHTREREKSIDFSITYFFDGQKILSKSGKYKSLADMKDKKIATMQGTTSEINVKRALKALGVANPDAHVISFQKESECFQALQMGRVAGWSTDATILLGYASKTPGKFELVGEFLSDEPYGIGLPQNDSALRNAVNAALQDMWRDGTYMVIYNKWYGPDTPFAMPMSGSLELWP, encoded by the coding sequence ATGCGTTTTAGTAGAGTTCTTGCGTTAACTTTGGCTCTTGTAATGATGGCGTCCGTTGCTTTTGCAGGCCCTTCTTACGACCGTATTATGAAGGATAAAAAGATCCGTATCGGCGTTATGACCGACTCCATCCCGGGAGCATTCTTTAATGACAAAGGTGAATGGGTTGGTTTTGATTACGACGTCGCTACCGAAATCGCTAAGCGTCTTGGTGTTGATATCGAACGCGTAAAAGTGAACAACAAAACCCGTATCGCATTCATTCAGCAGGGTCGTATTGATGCATCTGTTGCAAACATGACCCACACCCGTGAACGCGAAAAATCTATCGACTTCTCCATCACCTACTTCTTTGATGGTCAGAAAATTCTCTCTAAGTCCGGCAAGTACAAGTCTCTTGCTGACATGAAAGACAAAAAAATTGCTACAATGCAGGGTACTACTTCTGAAATCAACGTAAAGCGCGCTCTTAAAGCACTTGGCGTTGCTAACCCTGATGCACACGTCATTTCCTTCCAGAAAGAATCTGAATGCTTCCAGGCTCTTCAGATGGGTCGCGTTGCAGGCTGGTCCACTGACGCAACCATTCTTCTTGGTTACGCTTCCAAAACTCCTGGTAAATTTGAGCTTGTTGGCGAATTTCTTTCCGACGAGCCATACGGTATCGGTCTCCCACAGAACGATTCCGCTCTGCGCAATGCTGTAAACGCTGCACTTCAGGACATGTGGCGTGACGGTACCTACATGGTTATTTACAACAAATGGTACGGTCCAGACACTCCTTTCGCTATGCCTATGTCCGGCTCTCTTGAACTCTGGCCATAA
- a CDS encoding DUF1499 domain-containing protein — MRFRSLWATITKNTNYTTTLDKTVEMDTSDSVLSPCPISPNCVCSKMPQDDSHYIEPLVPTASTLSIFPQLVEYVQQLPNAELEEKASHYVHVSIRSMFFGLTDDLELFFAGDKIHVRSASRFGWYDFGVNRRRVEAIRRYMENELDG, encoded by the coding sequence ATGCGATTTCGTTCTCTTTGGGCAACCATAACCAAAAACACCAACTATACTACAACACTGGATAAAACCGTCGAGATGGACACATCGGATTCGGTTCTATCCCCCTGCCCAATCTCTCCAAACTGCGTGTGCAGCAAAATGCCACAAGACGACAGCCATTACATAGAGCCGCTTGTCCCAACAGCAAGCACTCTTTCTATATTCCCACAACTTGTCGAGTATGTTCAGCAACTGCCAAATGCTGAGCTGGAAGAAAAAGCAAGTCATTATGTCCATGTAAGTATCCGCTCCATGTTCTTTGGGCTTACAGATGATCTGGAGCTATTCTTTGCGGGAGATAAGATTCATGTACGCTCCGCATCCCGTTTCGGATGGTACGACTTTGGCGTAAACAGGCGGCGCGTTGAAGCAATCCGGCGTTACATGGAAAACGAACTTGATGGCTAA